From Drosophila virilis strain 15010-1051.87 chromosome X, Dvir_AGI_RSII-ME, whole genome shotgun sequence, the proteins below share one genomic window:
- the Cht6 gene encoding uncharacterized protein Cht6 isoform X1, whose product MLPFRPGVGWQTLLLLCALAYCIDVASSEGRVVCYYTNWSVYRPGTAKFNPQNINPYLCTHLVYAFGGFTKDNQMKPFDKYQDIEQGGYAKFTGLKTYNKQLKTMIAIGGWNEASSRFSPLVASADRRQQFIKNILKFLRQNHFDGIDLDWEYPAHREGGKSRDRDNYAQFVQELRSEFEREAEKTGRSRLLLTMAVPAGIEYIDKGYDVPKLNKYLDWFNVLTYDFHSSHEPSVNHHAPLYSLEDDSEYNYDAELNIDYSIKYYLKAGADRDKLVLGIPTYGRSYTLINEESTELGAPSEGPGEQGDATREKGYLAYYEICQTLKEDPEWTVVQPNENVMGPYAYRRNQWVGYDDEAIVRKKAEYVVAHGLGGIMFWAIDNDDFRGTCSGKPYPLIEAAKEAMLEAFGLGINEVAKSNGPQKPSRSRSRDNGITSTRNHLTSESEVNARKPSATRRPAHRGTTTTTSTTTIKLTEAKGPSLYIGGRASTTPPPPTTPDPGSDFKCEEEGFFQHPRDCKKYYWCLDSGPSGLGIVAHQFTCPSGLYFNPAADSCDFARNVPCKTQKQTTARPITSTSSTTTTTQRPTSSYNRVTAAPVARPVYPRITSTSSTTTRTTTAASAEDVLEYEEDDDDAQTSSKSTDAEEDPQVIKELIDLIRKVGGVEQLEKHLLRNKDGSITLKENVASGAPTTPSTISKSLYDRVLNRPETLGTFTRQRLNVAKIQSTESVEYSNAAVAGDGSSQTNNSKYSSVLRGNSRQGPQNEGLEKLAEFDGFLKERKPYVTINRNRGTTRDEEEAEVTSRDDDSLSEEEADSKQDPVNTTRRPIGSVTPSYTSLRRSRPTTTSTAPVESVTEPEQPIVIKEQTQTKHYATLSRTRGRSTERPQSTVSEPAIISNTNRYKYLERTQPTKSSGAIDVGADANDHDSDEDEEEYEDEPQQKKVTVPRNQSTTATSNTRKYASIGRRTKTTTITTTTPPETTTITGAETAKASTLNNYNNNNNNNNRSNTVKINNVPATTPASISIQSDITTTTTTIINETTEPVESTSTTNSHTTTTTTPTNTSPTPTPTTTPTPTPPVLSTIQTPTTSIDSLSMADGITDFLESQFTTLPPANEPSDAVHLPALDLNINNLSQVAAPTTTATVTTTESEQAKIRTTGNREQNNIDSDEDDNDNQINNVDNEVTTIKTKYATSHRRINTTNNNSKKNNAAAVNDTSPNFGNSQAFSSSDPTVNIIKSTYSGRRQPQRTQLELNTTELPVSPTNINTLGGISSPRPFGYPRRRTRPTATKPIPTITTNSTVNNYDNDSDNVNNTRHDDVAGIGKTRLSKVDRPKNRYQVSRTRGPTTTTTARPTASTTTAKSTTRRLSFGSRSRVQVTKISNIDDVSTEKTEESEEDDDATETTTVPTTITTATTTTATTSGKPKLKRIRVLKYRRPLQPIDSSNSTASTTNSASSTYTENTNHTITIANNTTNPIKNTPAKKFRKIVRKLRPVETTTESNKLATDEPSSEDQQTVAGETTTTTRKPFLPSHSRFGAAQHVEPGKDADEDSTDSQKQSVQPERRPVDLQRLRNRLKSQQSRGEPTDGVINSRLRGKDDKNIDEENESEGNSTLQQLRDKVKAEQARGSGEQGVINDRLKQLLVERTPLSTTTTPDNDDVELNVSSSTPASSQRPVFRRKLVAKRPYAPSAATTPTKAALVFSSTRPTAKFVRRKNGRYDPFNSNVRNRGEGFVRSDPRGARLPGADRFKQEQKEIDVDGEDADYEQQQEHPQPLINTSPLGSQVAVRRPFIPKNKQPEQDQENAKSEEEYDDDDEDEDEDNEDEDEEEEQPSKQQGQEPVSSQEQQLGDSTSKPQFHTPPAYRPKDNRVPPGNRPNFAPTASGPNANGGNVPFNPRNRQTNFSTVGSSSSAPVNRFGGSNRPRVVNRPPGVATPNLTLRPVANNYERTTPLTPLKPAPFIPSNNRSYERKYTGPSTETPEITSENPLIEDLNIDALNARNKKIFDIHSKKHTTLKPKVAAKTDAELETEVVESEDAYDQLQQRQGYVTTTPTTPTTNPTSTQSTDTTNTETETAQPQIVFHEYANEATNISSPPQDKAQATLSLTTLPPPPATTLLHVFTLVEGENEEEQEPTGRPLGSKTTAVEPKHKLIEINRIVEINSKQTKAAQRKSKANQDFGTLRVESLPHVEQLGEISVVKYVHLVDGSDIQINDGHSTVADYTPTEPSVPKNSAPVRNSLPQTEGDFELDRSGKSLLPEVIREAFETSTISLEGLFDSARKAKQLSIDTNNAVDRNADTTPLMDTDLDTINTTVPPTAASALPATYVRPIVPLLRPESNESSPLIISIANLDKVILSKVQASEGESDANAANGIEDSSTLLPPSSINAPSLAPDSNSAFSVRHASVLQAPSNQLSDLSDKHNSYAQTTFTLTNGAISGSSNNNNDSQTQTATTYTNISNISEKISYSSETHVVRRKKARRGRGRRPMKRQRNAKTTTTTATTTTVAP is encoded by the exons TTTCGGCCTGGAGTAGGCTGGCAAACGCTCTTACTCCTCTGCGCATTGGCCTATTGCATTGATG TTGCGAGCAGTGAGGGTCGAGTGGTTTGTTACTATACGAATTGGAGTGTCTACCGACCAGGCACTGCTAAATTTAATCCTCAAAATATAAATCCATATTTGTGTACACATTTGGTATACGCATTCGGTGGATTCACCAAGGATAATCAAATGAAGCCATTTGACAAGTATCAGGATATAGAACAAG GTGGTTATGCTAAGTTTACCGGCCTGAAAACGTACAACAAGCAGCTAAAAACGATGATTGCAATTGGCGGCTGGAACGAGGCCTCTTCACGCTTCTCACCTCTGGTGGCTAGTGCCGATCGGCGACAACAGtttataaagaatatattgaaattctTGCGACAAAATCATTTCGATGGTATCGATTTAGATTGGGAATATCCAGCACATCGTGAAGGCGGAAAGTCGCGTGATCGGGATAACTATGCGCAGTTTGTACAGGAATTAAGATCTGAGTTTGAACGCGAGGCGGAGAAGACTGGACGCTCGAGACTGCTGCTTACCATGGCTGTGCCAGCCGGCATTGAATACATTGACAAGGGCTACGATGTGCCCAAGCTAAACAAATATCTGGATTGGTTTAACGTCCTAACCTATGATTTTCATTCCTCACATGAACCATCGGTTAATCATCATGCGCCTCTTTACTCTCTGGAGGATGATTCCGAATATAACTATGATGCTGAGTTAAATATT GACTATTCCATCAAATATTATCTAAAAGCTGGAGCCGATCGTGATAAGCTGGTATTGGGCATACCTACCTACGGACGCTCCTACACGCTCATTAATGAGGAGAGCACTGAGCTCGGTGCACCTTCGGAGGGACCTGGCGAACAGGGTGACGCTACTAGAGAGAAGGGATATTTGGCATATTATGAG ATTTGTCAAACACTTAAGGAAGATCCCGAATGGACTGTGGTGCAGCCCAACGAAAATGTCATGGGTCCGTATGCCTACAGGCGCAATCAATGGGTGGGTTACGATGATGAGGCAATTGTACGTAAGAAGGCAGAGTATGTGGTCGCCCATGGATTGGGTGGTATTATGTTTTGGGCCATAGATAATGATGATTTCCGTGGGACATGCAGTGGTAAGCCATATCCCTTGATTGAGGCTGCCAAGGAGGCTATGCTCGAGGCATTTGG ACTGGGCATTAATGAAGTAGCAAAGTCAAATGGCCCGCAAAAGCCGTCACGCTCGAGAAGTCGGGACAATGGCATTACCAGCACCAGGAATCACTTAACCTCCGAGTCCGAAGTAAACGCAAGAAAGCCAAGTGCAACTCGAAGACCTGCGCATAGAGGCACCACAACGACAACGTCCACTACGACTATAAAACTGACGGAGGCTAAGGGACCGTCGCTGTATATTGGTGGACGTGCATCGACGACGCCACCACCGCCGACAACGCCCGATCCCGGCTCTGACTTCAAATGCGAGGAGGAGGGCTTTTTCCAGCATCCTCGCGACTGCAAGAAGTACTACTGGTGTTTAGATAGCGGTCCTTCTGGTTTGGGCATTGTGGCTCATCAATTCACCTGTCCTTCTGGGCTTTACTTTAATCCCGCTGCCGATTCTTGCGATTTTGCACGCAATGTGCCATGCAAGACCCAGAA ACAGACAACTGCACGCCCTATAACCTCGACAAGCAgtacaacgacgacaacacaACGCCCTACAAGTAGCTACAATCGTGTCACAGCAGCACCCGTGGCTCGACCAGTCTATCCACGTATCACCAGCACAAGTTCCACCACCACAAGAACCACTACCGCAGCATCAGCGGAAGATGTGCTAGAATACGAGGAGGACGATGATGACGCACAGACATCAAGCAAGTCCACTGATGCTGAAGAGGACCCACAAGTCATAAAGGAGCTAATTGATCTTATACGTAAGGTCGGTGGCGTGGAGCAGCTGGAGAAACACTTGCTGCGAAATAAAGACGGCTCTATAACGCTGAAGGAGAACGTGGCTAGCGGCGCACCGACAACACCTTCCACAATTAGCAAGTCATTGTATGATCGTGTTCTAAATCGTCCTGAAACATTGGGCACATTTACACGCCAACGCCTCAATGTTGCTAAAATACAGTCTACTGAATCGGTTGAATATAGCAACGCAGCCGTCGCCGGCGATGGCAGCTCGCAAACAAACAATTCAAAATACTCATCCGTACTGCGCGGCAACAGCCGTCAGGGACCACAAAACGAGGGACTGGAAAAGCTTGCCGAATTCGATGGCTTTCTTAAGGAACGTAAGCCGTATGTGACAATTAATCGCAATCGAGGCACTACACGCGATGAGGAAGAAGCGGAAGTTACCTCTAGAGATGATGATAGTTTGAGTGAGGAAGAGGCTGACTCCAAGCAAGATCCGGTGAATACAACGAGGCGTCCGATTGGCTCTGTCACGCCATCGTACACCAGCTTACGACGCTCCCGACCTACCACAACGTCCACAGCGCCCGTTGAATCAGTGACGGAGCCCGAACAGCCCATTGTTATTAAGGAGCAAACGCAGACCAAACACTATGCTACACTAAGCCGTACTCGTGGACGTAGCACAGAACGGCCGCAAAGCACAGTTTCTGAGCCAGCAATTATCTCGAACACCAATCG CTATAAATACCTTGAAAGGACGCAGCCCACAAAGAGCAGCGGTGCAATTGATGTCGGAGCTGATGCTAATGATCATGATTCTGATGAAGACGAGGAGGAATACGAGGATGAGCCACAACAGAAAAAAGTAACGGTACCAAGAAATCAAAGCACCACAGCAACATCAAATACACGTAAATACGCGAGCATTGGCCGCAGAACCAAAACcacaacaatcacaacaacaacaccaccagaaacaacaacaattacaggCGCTGAGACTGCCAAGGCCAGCACCctcaacaactacaacaacaacaacaacaacaacaacagaagcaacaCTGTGAAAATTAATAATGTACCAGCAACCACACCTGCATCAATCAGCATCCAATCAGATATAACCACTACAACAACCACTATCATTAACGAAACCACTGAACCAGTTGAAAGCACTAGCACTACTAACAGCCATActaccaccaccaccaccccCACCAACACCTCACcaacacccacacccacaaccacacccacacccacacctcCAGTATTATCCACTATCCAAACACCAACCACCAGCATCGACTCCTTGAGCATGGCTGATGGTATTACCGATTTCTTAGAGTCACAGTTTACCACACTGCCGCCGGCCAATGAGCCAAGCGATGCAGTCCACCTACCAGCACTTGACTTAAATATTAACAACTTATCACAAGTTGCGGCCCCAACGACAACCGCAACAGTAACTACGACGGAGTCTGAACAGGCCAAAATAAGAACAACTGGCAATCGTGAACAAAACAACATTGACAGCGACGaagacgacaacgacaatCAAATAAACAATGTTGATAACGAGGTAACAACAATTAAGACTAAGTATGCAACCAGTCACAGACGCATAAACACgaccaacaacaactcaaagaaaaataatgcAGCAGCAGTCAACGATACTAGTCCCAACTTTGGTAACTCTCAAGCTTTCAGTAGCAGCGATCCTACTGTAAATATCATTAAAAGCACCTACTCTGGTAGAAGGCAACCACAAAGAACACAACTTGAACTGAATACAACCGAACTACCTGTAAGCCCAACTAACATCAACACGCTGGGCGGCATATCTAGTCCAAGACCCTTTGGTTATCCCCGACGTCGCACACGTCCCACAGCCACTAAACCAATTCCTACcataacaacaaacagcacTGTTAATAATTACGATAATGATAGCGATAACGTAAACAATACTCGACATGATGATGTTGCGGGAATAGGCAAAACGCGTCTATCCAAAGTGGATAGGCCCAAG AATCGGTATCAAGTGAGCCGCACAAGAGGCcccacaactacaacaacagccagaCCAACAGCctcaacaacaacggcaaaaTCAACCACAAGGCGTTTATCCTTCGGCTCACGTAGTCGCGTACAGGTAACTAAAATATCTAATATCGATGACGTATCAACTGAAAAAACAGAAGAGAGCGAGGAAGATGATGATGCCACTGAGACTACAACCGTTCCCACAACAatcacaacagcaacgacaacgacagcgacaacaagCGGCAAACCAAAACTGAAACGCATACGCGTACTTAAATATCGGCGACCACTTCAGCCTATTGATAGTAGCAATAGTACAGCCAGCACCACTAATAGCGCCAGTTCCACATATACTGAGAACACCAATCACACAATCACAATAGCAAACAATACCACTAACCCAATCAAAAACACGCCTGCAAAAAAATTCCGCAAGATTGTGCGCAAACTTAGACCAGTTGAGACAACCACCGAGTCTAATAAGCTAGCCACAGATGAACCAAGCAGTGAAGATCAGCAGACAGTTGCTGGTGAAACAACTACAACCACGCGTAAGCCATTTCTACCCAGCCACTCACGATTCGGAGCTGCACAACATGTTGAGCCAGGGAAGGATGCGGACGAAGATAGTACAGATTCCCAGAAACAGTCGGTGCAGCCGGAGCGGCGACCTGTTGACTTACAGAGGCTGCGAAATCGACTCAAAAGTCAACAGTCCCGCGGCGAGCCAACTGATGGTGTCATAAACAGTAGACTGCGGGGAAAAGACGACAAAAACATCGATGAGGAGAATGAAAGTGAGGGTAATTCTACATTGCAGCAACTGCGCGATAAAGTAAAGGCAGAGCAAGCACGTGGTAGTGGGGAGCAGGGTGTCATCAATGATAGACTTAAGCAATTGCTAGTCGAAAGAACGCCATTGAGCACCACCACCACTCCAGACAATGACGATGTGGAGCTTAATGTGTCAAGCTCAACACCAGCTTCATCGCAGCGTCCGGTTTTTAGACGCAAGCTAGTAGCCAAGCGCCCTTATGCCCCATCAGCTGCCACCACACCCACTAAAGCGGCTCTAGTGTTCAGCAGCACACGACCCACAGCTAAGTTTGTGCGTCGCAAGAACGGACGCTATGATCCCTTTAACTCCAATGTGCGAAACAGAGGCGAGGGCTTTGTGCGTAGCGATCCTAGGGGTGCGCGACTGCCAGGTGCCGATCGGTTTAAGCAGGAGCAGAAAGAGATTGATGTCGACGGAGAAGATGCGGATTACGAGCAACAGCAGGAGCACCCACAGCCGCTGATAAATACTAGCCCGCTGGGCAGTCAGGTAGCGGTGAGAAGACCTTTTATtcccaaaaacaaacaacctGAGCAAGATCAGGAGAATGCCAAAAGCGAAGAAGaatatgatgatgatgacgaagACGAGGACGAAGATAATGAGGATGAAGACGAGGAAGAAGAACAGCCAAGCAAACAACAAGGTCAAGAACCTGTTTCCAGCCAGGAACAGCAGTTAGGGGATAGTACCAGCAAGCCACAATTCCATACGCCGCCCGCCTATCGGCCCAAGGACAATCGTGTGCCGCCCGGTAATCGACCAAACTTTGCACCCACCGCCAGCGGCCCTAATGCCAACGGTGGTAATGTACCATTCAATCCTCGCAATCGCCAGACCAATTTCAGCACTGTAGGCAGTTCGTCCTCTGCGCCAGTGAATCGCTTTGGTGGAAGCAATCGCCCACGTGTGGTGAATCGTCCGCCTGGCGTGGCAACTCCCAATTTGACTCTACGCCCGGTGGCCAACAATTATGAGCGCACGACTCCATTAACACCTCTGAAACCAGCTCCGTTCATTCCCAGCAACAATCGCAGTTACGAGCGCAAATACACAGGTCCTTCAACAGAGACACCGGAAATCACTAGCGAGAATCCACTGATTGAAGATCTTAATATTGATGCGCTTAATGCACGCAATAAAAAGATCTTTGACATACACAGCAAGAAGCATACGACCCTTAAGCCAAAGGTAGCCGCTAAGACTGACGCAGAACTAGAAACCGAAGTGGTTGAAAGTGAGGATGCCTACGATCAGCTGCAACAGAGGCAGGGCTATGTGACTACCACACCAAccacaccaacaacaaatcCTACATCAACACAGTCAACAGACACCACAAACACTGAAACCGAAACCGCACAGCCACAAATTGTGTTCCATGAATATGCTAATGAAGCCACAAACATCTCTTCACCCCCACAGGACAAAGCACAGGCAACATTGTCTTTGACAACGCTACCACCACCGCCAGCAACGACGCTATTGCACGTATTTACCCTGGTTGAAGGTGAAAATGAAGAGGAACAGGAGCCTACTGGGCGACCGCTGGGCAGTAAGACTACCGCTGTGGAGCCCAAGCATAAGCTTATCGAAATCAATCGCATTGTAGAAATTAACTCGAAGCAAACCAAGGCCGCCCAACGCAAATCCAAGGCCAATCAAGATTTTGGCACCTTGCGCGTCGAGTCACTGCCTCATGTGGAACAGCTAGGTGAGATCAGTGTAGTGAAGTATGTGCATTTGGTGGATGGGAGCGATATCCAAATCAACGATGGCCACAGTACCGTAGCGGATTACACGCCTACTGAGCCTAGCGTTCCCAAGAACTCAGCTCCAGTCCGCAATAGTCTGCCACAGACAGAAGGTGACTTTGAGTTGGATCGCAGCGGCAAATCGCTGCTACCGGAGGTCATCCGTGAGGCCTTCGAAACATCCACGATTTCGCTAGAAGGGCTATTTGACTCGGCGCGTAAGGCCAAACAGCTGAGCATCGATACTAATAACGCCGTCGATAGGAATGCCGATACTACGCCCCTCATGGATACAGACCTGGATACAATTAATACAACTGTACCACCAACAGCTGCGTCTGCCCTGCCAGCCACATACGTAAGACCCATTGTACCCCTACTTCGTCCCGAATCCAATGAATCCTCACCCCTAATCATCTCGATAGCCAATCTCGACAAGGTCATACTAAGCAAGGTGCAAGCGTCGGAGGGCGAGTCAGATGCCAATGCCGCAAACGGCATCGAAGACAGCAGCACCCTGTTGCCACCCAGCTCTATCAACGCACCAAGCCTCGCCCCCGACTCAAATTCGGCGTTTTCTGTGCGCCATGCGTCAGTGTTGCAGGCGCCCAGTAATCAGCTTTCGGACCTATCTGATAAACACAACAGTTATGCACAGACAACGTTCACACTAACAAACGGCGCTATTAGTGGCAgtagtaacaacaacaacgacagccaaacacaaacagcaacaacatataCTAACATTAGCAACATTAGCGAGAAAATCAGCTACAGCAGCGAAACGCATGTGGTGCGTCGAAAGAAGGCGCGTCGTGGGCGTGGCCGGCGACCTATGAAACGCCAGCGCaacgcaaaaacaacaaccacaacagcgacaacaaccacGGTGGCTCCTTAA